A stretch of the Chlorobiota bacterium genome encodes the following:
- a CDS encoding elongation factor Ts: MAISPLEVKKLRDMTGAGMADCKKALDETNGDFEGAIEILRKRGAATAAKRADKEAKEGVVSTAISEDHKSAAIVEVCCETDFVARNQEFSSFVKNLSEYLLKNPNQSNDEMMNGILSDNKTIKNYLDELLGKFSENISIRRTAVVTSDSGFITSYIHSGDKLGVLLMLSEKGDIDATNALGRDLAMQVAAMNPSYTRREDVTEEVISKEKEIYSDQARMEGKPEEIAARVANGRLEKFYAENCLIEQSYVKDSTKTVTTVLKEFSANAGVEVTVNSFIRFNLSDTIANN; encoded by the coding sequence ATGGCAATTTCTCCATTAGAAGTAAAAAAATTGCGAGACATGACAGGTGCTGGAATGGCAGACTGTAAAAAGGCTCTAGACGAAACAAATGGTGATTTTGAAGGAGCAATTGAAATACTAAGAAAGAGAGGAGCAGCAACCGCAGCCAAACGTGCTGATAAAGAAGCAAAAGAAGGTGTTGTATCAACTGCTATTTCTGAAGATCATAAATCTGCTGCAATTGTTGAGGTTTGTTGTGAGACAGATTTTGTAGCTAGAAATCAAGAATTTAGTAGTTTCGTTAAAAATCTTTCTGAATATTTACTTAAAAATCCAAATCAAAGTAATGATGAAATGATGAATGGAATATTAAGTGATAACAAAACTATTAAGAATTATTTAGATGAATTATTAGGCAAGTTTAGTGAGAATATAAGTATCCGAAGAACTGCAGTTGTTACTTCAGATTCTGGTTTTATAACAAGTTATATTCATAGTGGTGATAAACTTGGCGTACTTTTAATGCTATCAGAAAAAGGTGATATTGATGCAACAAATGCTTTAGGACGTGATTTAGCAATGCAAGTTGCAGCTATGAATCCTTCATATACAAGACGTGAAGATGTAACTGAAGAAGTAATTTCTAAAGAAAAGGAAATTTATTCAGATCAAGCTAGAATGGAAGGTAAACCAGAAGAGATTGCAGCTAGAGTTGCTAACGGAAGATTAGAAAAATTTTATGCTGAGAATTGTTTAATTGAACAATCTTATGTAAAAGATTCCACAAAAACTGTAACAACTGTATTAAAAGAATTTAGTGCAAATGCTGGCGTTGAAGTTACTGTAAATTCATTTATACGATTTAACTTAAGCGACACAATAGCTAACAACTAA
- the rpsB gene encoding 30S ribosomal protein S2, whose product MAIVEIMDLLNAGAHFGHLTRRWNPKMREYIFMERNGIHIIDLKKTQHLLTDARNAIERFASEGRKILFIGTKKQAREIIKTHAERVGANYVIERWLGGMLTNFSTIRKSIKRLNIIDKMELDGTIDKLRKKERLMVGREREKLIRVLGGISEMNRLPGCLFIVDIKKEHLAIKEAKTLGIPVIAITDTNTDPTIVDYPIPANDDSQKTIDLITGVIAEGVLNGYTVSKARQAEMNSSDDKEMKEGEKENIDDAKSQTRKRPRKNRGPGGTNPETSTPQG is encoded by the coding sequence ATGGCTATTGTAGAAATCATGGATCTGCTTAATGCAGGTGCACACTTCGGGCACTTAACCCGCCGTTGGAATCCAAAAATGCGTGAATATATATTTATGGAACGCAATGGAATTCACATTATTGATCTAAAAAAAACACAACATTTACTTACTGATGCTAGAAATGCAATAGAAAGATTTGCAAGCGAAGGGCGTAAAATTTTGTTTATTGGAACTAAAAAACAAGCACGTGAAATAATTAAAACTCATGCTGAAAGAGTAGGTGCAAACTATGTTATAGAAAGATGGTTAGGAGGTATGCTTACAAATTTCTCTACTATTCGTAAATCAATTAAAAGATTAAATATAATTGATAAAATGGAATTAGATGGAACTATAGATAAATTAAGAAAAAAAGAAAGATTGATGGTTGGGCGTGAGAGAGAAAAACTTATCAGAGTTTTAGGTGGTATTTCTGAAATGAATAGATTACCAGGTTGTTTGTTTATTGTTGATATAAAGAAAGAACATCTTGCAATTAAAGAAGCTAAAACTTTAGGTATTCCTGTAATTGCAATCACAGATACTAACACTGACCCAACTATTGTTGATTACCCTATTCCTGCAAATGATGATTCTCAAAAAACTATTGATTTAATTACAGGCGTTATTGCTGAAGGTGTTTTAAATGGTTATACAGTAAGCAAAGCAAGGCAGGCTGAAATGAATTCTAGTGATGATAAAGAGATGAAAGAAGGTGAAAAAGAGAACATTGACGATGCGAAGTCCCAAACTCGTAAACGTCCACGTAAGAACAGAGGACCAGGAGGTACTAATCCAGAAACATCTACTCCACAAGGATAG
- the rpsI gene encoding 30S ribosomal protein S9 produces the protein MANSINIGRRKDAVARVYLTPGTGTITINKREFTNFFPNIFDRQVVLSPLETLSLAASFDIHCNVNGGGTTGQAGAIRHAIARALVELDEANRPSLRKEGHMTRDPRMVERKKYGLKKARRRFQFSKR, from the coding sequence ATGGCAAATTCGATAAATATTGGTCGTAGGAAAGACGCAGTAGCTAGAGTTTATCTAACTCCTGGTACTGGAACAATTACGATAAATAAAAGGGAATTCACTAATTTCTTCCCAAATATATTTGATAGACAAGTAGTTCTTTCACCACTTGAGACATTAAGTTTGGCAGCTAGTTTTGATATACATTGCAATGTTAATGGTGGGGGAACAACAGGTCAAGCTGGAGCTATTCGTCATGCTATAGCTCGTGCACTTGTAGAACTTGATGAAGCAAATCGTCCTTCTCTTCGTAAAGAAGGTCATATGACTCGTGACCCAAGAATGGTTGAACGTAAAAAATATGGTTTGAAAAAGGCTCGTCGCCGTTTTCAATTCAGCAAACGTTAA
- the rplM gene encoding 50S ribosomal protein L13 gives MSPEKITKSAKATEVNRNWFIVDADGQTLGRLASQVASILRGKHKPTFTLHVDTGDHVIVINAEKIQIASTRAEQKEYVRHTGYPGGQRIVKYNTMLEKFPERIIEKAVRKMLPKNRLGNEIVKKLKVYAGTKHPHTAQKPEALTLKYS, from the coding sequence ATGTCACCGGAAAAAATAACAAAATCGGCGAAAGCCACAGAAGTTAATCGTAATTGGTTTATTGTAGATGCAGATGGTCAAACTCTTGGTCGTCTAGCTTCTCAAGTAGCTTCTATATTGCGTGGTAAGCATAAGCCTACTTTCACACTTCATGTTGACACAGGAGATCATGTGATTGTGATTAATGCTGAAAAGATACAAATAGCTTCAACAAGAGCTGAACAAAAAGAATATGTAAGGCACACAGGTTATCCAGGTGGTCAAAGAATTGTAAAGTATAATACAATGCTTGAGAAATTTCCAGAGCGTATTATCGAAAAAGCAGTTCGAAAAATGCTTCCAAAAAATAGACTTGGTAATGAAATCGTAAAAAAATTAAAAGTGTATGCTGGTACAAAACATCCACATACAGCTCAAAAGCCAGAAGCATTAACATTAAAGTATAGTTAA
- the rpoN gene encoding RNA polymerase factor sigma-54, protein MISLYQKQQQQQRLTPQQVLQQKLLQLNVAALEQRIKEEIEINPLLEESPLEEVEFNETDNDVIIIEQENPENDYLNLDKQTDSNIVSQDEKLEEYWENYVKPSDDYEGFKADTFSIDNDGNEFIQPNEQTLLELLYNQLSSYNLSEPETAIAEEILGNIDSDGYLRRDLLEIVDDTNAYVTQIRNGWLIEEEDYHTEINDNLFESYKARSTQEPFGRERLVKSNEDFGIISLVTANKLLHIIQRLDPPAIGSRNLKECLLIQLELNTTKYFVNLIAEKIIKDFYEEFSLKHFDQLKSKLHCSQDELKDAIELIKKLNPKPGIGSQSMDSNNIIMPDFFVESEANKLIITTNDKQVPQLRISKDYKDLVGRKGAKENSLDKKAQTFIRENYDSANIFIQLLRERKKSLIAVMQTIADYQFDFFSKGPEFLIPMVYRHIVEKTGADKSTISRVVNGKYVQTSHGIYELRSLFTEGSETDSGEEVSTNVIRNEITKMIEKEDKKKPLSDDDISTKLKEIGFNSARRTVSKYREQLKIPVARLRKEM, encoded by the coding sequence ATGATTTCATTATACCAAAAGCAACAACAACAACAAAGGCTAACACCCCAACAAGTACTTCAACAAAAACTTTTGCAGTTAAACGTTGCTGCTCTTGAACAAAGAATTAAAGAAGAAATTGAAATTAATCCTCTTTTAGAAGAATCACCATTAGAAGAAGTTGAATTTAATGAAACTGATAATGATGTAATAATAATTGAACAAGAAAACCCAGAAAATGATTATTTGAATTTAGATAAGCAAACTGACTCAAATATAGTTAGTCAAGATGAAAAACTTGAAGAGTACTGGGAAAATTATGTAAAACCTTCTGATGATTATGAGGGGTTTAAAGCAGATACTTTCTCAATTGATAATGATGGAAATGAATTTATACAGCCAAATGAACAAACTTTACTTGAACTACTTTATAATCAACTTTCATCTTATAATTTATCTGAACCTGAAACTGCAATTGCAGAAGAAATATTAGGAAATATTGATTCAGATGGATATTTAAGACGCGATCTTTTAGAAATTGTTGATGATACTAATGCTTACGTCACTCAAATTAGGAATGGGTGGCTTATTGAAGAAGAAGATTATCATACTGAAATAAATGACAACTTGTTTGAAAGTTACAAAGCCAGAAGTACTCAAGAACCTTTTGGTAGAGAAAGGCTTGTTAAATCAAATGAAGATTTTGGTATAATATCTTTGGTTACTGCAAATAAACTCTTACATATAATTCAAAGACTAGACCCACCTGCAATTGGTTCAAGAAATTTAAAAGAATGTTTACTAATTCAACTTGAATTAAATACAACAAAATATTTTGTTAATTTAATTGCAGAAAAAATAATTAAAGATTTTTATGAAGAATTTTCATTAAAACATTTTGATCAACTCAAATCAAAACTTCATTGTTCTCAAGATGAATTGAAAGATGCAATAGAATTAATTAAAAAGTTAAATCCTAAACCTGGCATTGGATCTCAATCAATGGATAGTAATAATATTATTATGCCTGACTTTTTTGTTGAAAGTGAAGCAAATAAATTGATTATAACTACTAACGATAAACAAGTTCCTCAGTTAAGAATTTCTAAAGATTACAAAGATTTAGTTGGGAGAAAAGGAGCAAAAGAAAACTCATTAGATAAAAAAGCCCAAACTTTTATTAGGGAAAACTATGACTCTGCAAATATTTTTATACAATTATTAAGAGAAAGAAAGAAATCTTTAATTGCTGTTATGCAAACTATTGCAGATTATCAGTTTGATTTTTTCTCTAAAGGTCCAGAGTTTCTTATTCCAATGGTTTACCGTCACATTGTTGAAAAAACTGGTGCTGATAAATCAACTATTAGTAGAGTTGTAAATGGTAAGTATGTTCAAACAAGTCATGGCATATATGAACTTAGAAGTTTGTTTACCGAAGGGAGTGAAACTGATTCAGGTGAAGAAGTCTCTACAAATGTTATAAGGAATGAAATAACAAAAATGATTGAAAAAGAGGATAAGAAAAAGCCATTAAGTGATGATGATATAAGTACTAAACTTAAAGAAATTGGCTTTAACTCTGCTAGGAGAACAGTTTCAAAATATCGTGAACAATTGAAAATTCCAGTTGCAAGGCTTAGAAAAGAAATGTGA
- a CDS encoding aspartate carbamoyltransferase catalytic subunit encodes MCYTILKNLLGIEQLTKDEIFSMFDSSLIIKNEFLIPRKSKNSLQGKTIVLFFVENSTRTLSSFELAAKRLNATTIRFTTSSSSITKGETLLDTMKVLEAMKIDGVVMRHSSSCSVKFLSDRCNSVFINAGDGSHEHPTQALLDGLTLYEKWGKNVDSFKGKKIVIIGDISHSRVARSNILMLNKLGAQVGICAPPTLIPMGINNMGVVKLKNINDSIEFADCLMFLRIQRERQDGAFFPSLGEYSKYFGLNKSILHNLKSNQYILHPGPVSLGVELDLESETSNQSLILNQVENGVAVRMSILETLLES; translated from the coding sequence ATTTGTTATACCATATTGAAAAATTTACTTGGAATTGAGCAATTAACCAAAGATGAGATTTTTTCAATGTTTGATAGTTCTTTAATTATTAAAAATGAATTTCTTATTCCTAGAAAAAGTAAAAACAGTTTACAAGGAAAAACAATTGTTTTGTTTTTTGTGGAAAATTCAACTAGAACATTATCAAGTTTTGAGTTAGCAGCCAAAAGACTAAATGCAACAACAATCAGATTTACAACTTCTTCAAGTTCCATTACTAAAGGCGAAACTTTGCTCGATACTATGAAAGTTTTAGAAGCTATGAAAATTGATGGTGTTGTGATGAGGCATAGCTCTTCTTGTTCTGTTAAATTTTTATCTGATAGGTGTAATTCAGTTTTTATAAACGCAGGTGATGGATCTCATGAACACCCAACTCAAGCTCTTTTAGATGGTCTTACTTTATATGAAAAATGGGGTAAAAATGTTGATTCATTTAAAGGGAAAAAAATTGTTATAATAGGTGATATTTCCCATAGTAGAGTTGCAAGATCTAATATTTTAATGTTGAATAAATTGGGTGCTCAAGTTGGCATTTGTGCCCCACCAACTTTGATTCCTATGGGTATAAATAATATGGGAGTAGTGAAATTAAAAAATATAAATGATTCAATTGAATTTGCTGATTGTTTGATGTTTCTTAGAATACAAAGGGAAAGACAAGATGGAGCTTTTTTCCCATCACTTGGAGAGTATTCAAAATATTTTGGATTGAATAAATCGATTTTACATAATTTAAAATCTAATCAATATATCCTTCATCCAGGTCCTGTATCACTTGGAGTTGAATTAGATTTAGAGAGTGAAACTAGTAATCAATCACTAATACTCAATCAAGTAGAAAATGGAGTAGCAGTTAGGATGTCTATTTTAGAGACATTGCTTGAATCTTAA
- the uvrB gene encoding excinuclease ABC subunit UvrB, translating to MEFELESPYKPSGDQPDAIAQLVEGLERGDRFQTLLGVTGSGKTFTISNVLKNLQRPALIISHNKTLAAQLYGEFKSFFPKNKIEFFISYYDYYQPEAYLPSTDTYIEKDFNINEEIDRLRLRATSALLEDRKDVAIISSVSCIYGIGSKDQFGGQVVHVRKGDTIDRNKLLHSFSEIYYTRNDVDFYRGNFRVRGDVVEIIPGYEDDTGIRIEFFGSVIEKISHFDRVTGKVIDTVETETIFPARLFVTSQPQIEKAIKVIRDELYERLKELRSQDKLIEAQRLEQRTFFDIEMMKELGYCSGIENYSRVLANREPGSAPATLVDYFPQDFVTIIDESHVTLPQIRGMFNGDRARKSTLIEHGFRLPSALDNRPLKFEEFFERVGQVIFVSATPGDLELELSGGVVVEQIIRPTGLLDPIIEVRPVKNQIDDLIAEIRERVLKEEKERVLVTTLTKRMAEDLSEYLTNVGIKVQYIHSDIDALERVEILRDLRLGSYDVLIGVNLLREGLDLPEVSLVAILDADKEGFLRSERSLMQTAGRTARHQDGKVIMYADKMTESMRKVIDECQRRRTVQTSYNIENGITPSTVRKSREAIISSTSVADMKSHRDKRRNEVNNNQNPISEDPVFKKLAPEQKKELIELLKSEMKQFAKELNFERAAEIRDEIGRLEEALKN from the coding sequence ATGGAATTTGAGTTAGAATCCCCTTATAAGCCAAGTGGTGATCAGCCAGACGCAATTGCTCAGTTAGTTGAAGGTCTTGAACGTGGAGATCGGTTCCAAACACTTTTAGGAGTAACTGGGTCTGGTAAAACTTTTACAATCTCAAATGTATTAAAAAATCTACAACGACCTGCTTTAATAATATCTCATAATAAAACTTTAGCTGCTCAGTTGTATGGAGAATTCAAGTCTTTTTTTCCAAAAAATAAAATTGAATTCTTTATTTCGTATTATGACTATTACCAACCTGAAGCATATTTACCAAGCACTGATACTTATATAGAAAAAGACTTTAATATCAATGAAGAGATTGATAGATTAAGACTTAGAGCAACAAGTGCTTTACTTGAAGATAGAAAAGATGTTGCAATTATTTCATCAGTATCTTGTATTTATGGAATTGGCTCTAAGGATCAATTTGGCGGACAAGTTGTGCATGTTAGAAAAGGAGATACAATTGATAGGAACAAATTACTACACTCATTTTCAGAAATTTATTATACAAGAAATGATGTTGATTTTTATAGAGGTAATTTTAGAGTTAGAGGCGATGTTGTTGAGATTATTCCAGGATATGAAGATGATACTGGCATTAGAATAGAATTTTTTGGTTCAGTAATAGAAAAAATTTCTCATTTTGATAGAGTTACTGGAAAAGTAATTGATACTGTTGAAACTGAAACAATATTTCCAGCAAGGTTATTTGTAACTTCTCAACCTCAAATAGAAAAAGCTATAAAAGTAATTAGAGATGAACTTTACGAAAGGCTCAAAGAGCTTAGATCTCAAGACAAATTAATTGAAGCACAACGGTTAGAACAAAGAACTTTTTTTGATATTGAAATGATGAAAGAACTTGGTTATTGTTCTGGCATCGAAAATTATTCTAGGGTTCTTGCAAATCGTGAACCAGGCTCTGCTCCTGCAACATTGGTTGATTATTTCCCACAAGATTTTGTAACAATTATAGATGAAAGTCATGTAACATTACCACAAATTAGAGGTATGTTTAATGGTGATAGAGCCCGTAAATCAACATTAATTGAACATGGGTTTAGGCTTCCAAGTGCATTAGATAATAGACCATTAAAGTTCGAAGAATTTTTTGAACGAGTTGGTCAGGTAATTTTTGTTTCTGCAACTCCAGGTGATTTAGAACTTGAGTTATCTGGAGGTGTTGTAGTAGAACAAATTATAAGACCTACAGGTTTGTTAGATCCAATAATTGAAGTTAGACCAGTAAAAAATCAAATAGATGATTTAATTGCAGAAATTAGAGAAAGAGTTTTAAAGGAAGAAAAAGAAAGAGTTTTAGTTACAACATTAACAAAAAGAATGGCTGAAGATTTGTCAGAATATTTAACAAATGTTGGAATAAAAGTTCAATATATTCATTCTGATATAGATGCACTTGAAAGAGTTGAAATTTTAAGGGATTTGAGGTTAGGAAGTTATGATGTTTTAATTGGTGTAAATTTATTGAGAGAAGGATTAGATTTGCCAGAGGTTTCATTAGTTGCAATTTTAGATGCTGATAAAGAAGGGTTTTTAAGAAGTGAACGTTCTTTAATGCAAACTGCTGGTAGAACTGCAAGGCATCAAGATGGAAAGGTAATTATGTATGCTGATAAAATGACTGAATCAATGAGAAAAGTAATTGATGAATGTCAAAGAAGAAGAACTGTACAAACTAGCTACAATATTGAAAATGGTATTACTCCATCAACAGTTCGTAAATCTAGAGAAGCAATTATAAGTTCTACAAGTGTTGCAGACATGAAATCACATAGGGATAAAAGAAGGAATGAAGTTAATAACAATCAAAATCCAATTAGTGAAGATCCAGTGTTTAAAAAGCTTGCACCAGAACAAAAGAAAGAGTTAATTGAACTATTAAAAAGTGAAATGAAACAATTTGCTAAAGAATTAAACTTTGAAAGAGCTGCTGAAATTCGAGATGAAATTGGTAGACTTGAAGAGGCATTGAAAAATTAA
- a CDS encoding TonB-dependent receptor: MKKFFIFTLTFVTISTVNLFSQNNGSIIGNVFDAISNTPLKGVSISMKLSNDSNSNLIGAISNENGFFKISNVVLGKAYKIEVKMIGYETNLKNNIIIKNESNELNLGSIKLIQTTIKGQEVVVVDKKEMVVIKADKKVFTVEDNPQFSATNVSELLAQIPSVSVDQDGNVTMRGSSVTIMMNDRPILMPQEQLSKFLQSLPSNEVQEIELKTNPSAKYDARMQGGIINIVSKKKLSDMFGGNISIGTDSRLGLNTNAGLFYNGKIINASLNGGIFYGPQSNSSTSLRINYLDSIERTIKTNATGTSTSSNKSGSGQVDYNFTDNDVASVSFNINRWPSNRYSGGITEYYNISNKLIRNSIDTSYRDPNSTEDGGYDEGSFLLKHNFSKDHLISLEWNYTGWGWSNSSIYKSTNYVGSTIDSLKSIDRIDYRKNGTKSNVLSLSYENPVNDKLKLELGGKYEANNGDNITELKVMDYKKGEYVQDSIQSNHYIPQNSIYAGYINVSLSVSNELSFQSGIRSEFANVSAKYSNGLEIISKNFNNLFPSGSVNFNFNQSNSLSLSYRRSVSLPSVDDLNPTKVKWSNIFIKSGNPDLEPEFENSFELGYNTFWGIGNNVSTSLFLTKTSGNIENSQQIIDELTYSTDANFNGTDKYGIESNIMLRPVTWLNLRLGGSVFNTENRGSNIPGDIYSHDLGYTLNGYINSDIYNGLSFGSNIYYRSGSIIGGNNNSGYSWMSLSLNQKLFDKKLSISLRVNDPFNFQKWEMKYQSYQFYSENLNKWTSRTIGININYRFGTTPKMEEFKKEKSNSKGGSTNNEGVGIK; the protein is encoded by the coding sequence ATGAAAAAATTTTTCATTTTTACCTTAACTTTTGTTACCATTAGTACAGTTAATTTATTTTCTCAGAATAATGGTTCAATAATTGGCAATGTATTTGATGCTATTTCTAACACTCCATTAAAAGGAGTTTCGATTTCTATGAAATTATCAAATGACTCTAATTCAAATCTAATTGGAGCAATTTCAAATGAAAATGGATTTTTCAAAATAAGTAATGTTGTATTAGGCAAAGCATATAAAATTGAAGTTAAAATGATCGGCTATGAAACTAATTTAAAAAATAATATCATAATTAAAAATGAATCCAATGAGTTAAATTTAGGGAGTATTAAATTAATACAAACCACAATAAAAGGGCAAGAAGTTGTTGTTGTTGATAAAAAGGAGATGGTTGTTATTAAAGCAGATAAAAAAGTTTTTACAGTTGAAGATAATCCTCAATTTTCCGCAACAAACGTAAGTGAGTTACTTGCACAAATACCCTCAGTTTCAGTAGATCAAGATGGGAATGTAACAATGCGAGGAAGTTCAGTAACAATAATGATGAACGACCGACCAATATTAATGCCACAAGAACAATTAAGTAAATTTCTTCAATCACTTCCATCCAATGAAGTGCAAGAAATAGAGCTTAAAACTAATCCGAGTGCTAAATATGATGCTAGAATGCAGGGTGGTATAATTAACATTGTTTCAAAGAAAAAACTCTCAGATATGTTTGGAGGAAATATTTCAATTGGAACTGATTCAAGGTTAGGTTTAAACACTAATGCAGGTTTATTCTATAATGGAAAAATAATTAATGCTTCCTTAAATGGAGGAATTTTTTATGGTCCTCAATCAAACTCATCAACTAGCTTGAGAATTAATTATTTAGATTCGATTGAAAGAACAATTAAAACAAATGCAACTGGAACAAGCACTTCAAGCAATAAGTCTGGATCTGGTCAAGTTGATTATAATTTTACTGATAATGATGTAGCTTCAGTTTCATTTAATATCAATAGGTGGCCATCAAATCGTTACTCTGGAGGAATTACTGAATACTATAATATCTCAAACAAATTAATTAGAAATAGCATAGACACTTCTTATCGTGATCCTAATTCTACCGAAGATGGTGGTTATGATGAAGGTTCTTTTTTGTTAAAACATAATTTTAGTAAAGATCATTTAATATCCTTAGAATGGAATTATACTGGATGGGGTTGGAGCAATTCTTCTATCTACAAAAGCACAAACTATGTTGGATCTACTATAGATTCACTCAAAAGTATTGATAGAATAGATTATAGGAAAAATGGAACTAAATCAAATGTATTAAGTTTGAGTTATGAAAACCCAGTTAATGACAAATTAAAATTAGAATTAGGTGGTAAATATGAAGCAAATAATGGAGACAACATAACTGAATTAAAAGTTATGGATTATAAGAAAGGAGAGTATGTACAAGATTCAATTCAATCGAATCACTATATCCCACAGAACAGTATTTATGCTGGGTACATTAATGTATCATTATCAGTTTCAAATGAATTAAGTTTTCAATCTGGAATTAGGTCTGAGTTTGCAAATGTTTCAGCAAAATATTCAAATGGATTAGAAATCATTTCTAAAAATTTTAATAATTTATTTCCAAGCGGTTCAGTTAACTTTAATTTCAATCAATCAAATAGTCTCTCATTAAGTTATAGGCGAAGTGTTTCTTTGCCTAGTGTAGATGACTTAAATCCAACCAAAGTTAAGTGGAGCAATATCTTTATCAAATCTGGTAATCCAGACTTAGAACCTGAATTTGAAAACTCATTTGAACTTGGTTACAATACTTTTTGGGGAATTGGGAATAACGTTTCTACAAGTTTATTTTTAACCAAAACTTCTGGAAATATCGAAAACTCACAACAAATTATAGATGAATTAACATATTCAACTGATGCAAATTTTAATGGAACAGATAAATATGGAATTGAATCAAATATAATGTTAAGACCTGTTACTTGGCTTAATTTAAGGCTTGGGGGTAGTGTTTTTAATACTGAAAACAGAGGTAGTAATATACCAGGTGACATATATTCTCATGATTTAGGTTATACATTAAATGGATATATAAATTCTGACATCTACAATGGACTATCTTTTGGATCAAACATTTATTATAGATCTGGAAGCATTATTGGTGGTAATAATAATAGTGGATATTCATGGATGTCTTTATCTTTAAACCAAAAATTGTTTGACAAAAAATTATCAATTTCTTTAAGAGTCAATGATCCTTTCAATTTTCAAAAATGGGAAATGAAATATCAATCATATCAATTTTATTCTGAAAATTTAAATAAATGGACTTCAAGGACAATTGGAATTAATATTAATTATAGATTTGGTACAACTCCAAAAATGGAAGAATTTAAAAAAGAGAAAAGCAATTCAAAAGGAGGAAGTACAAATAATGAAGGTGTGGGAATTAAATAA
- a CDS encoding bifunctional nuclease family protein, with protein MNKIQMEIFGLTSSPHNSGAYSLILQETSGLRRLAILIGADAAQSIVNELEGLKPPRPITHDLLKKVIENLDGHLIEVIIHDLKEGTYFANIIIEDCSEIDSRPSDAIAIALRAGIPIYVTENVLDEAGSLVKDEDETEDEVGNLDNKLENENTQQIKSLSIKDTLEIQLQEAITNEEYELAAKIRDDISKLDPNI; from the coding sequence ATGAATAAAATTCAAATGGAAATATTTGGGTTAACTAGTAGCCCTCATAATAGTGGTGCTTACTCCTTAATTCTCCAAGAGACTAGTGGATTGAGAAGATTAGCAATACTTATTGGTGCCGATGCAGCTCAGTCAATTGTTAATGAATTAGAAGGTTTAAAACCACCAAGACCAATAACACATGATTTACTTAAAAAAGTTATTGAGAATTTAGATGGACATTTAATTGAGGTGATAATTCATGATTTGAAAGAAGGAACATATTTTGCAAATATAATAATTGAAGATTGTTCAGAGATTGACTCTCGACCTTCAGATGCTATTGCAATTGCTTTGAGAGCAGGTATTCCAATTTATGTTACTGAAAATGTTCTTGATGAAGCAGGATCATTAGTTAAAGATGAAGATGAAACTGAAGACGAAGTTGGGAATTTAGATAATAAACTTGAAAATGAAAATACCCAACAAATAAAATCACTTTCAATTAAAGATACACTAGAAATTCAACTTCAAGAGGCAATTACAAATGAAGAATATGAACTAGCAGCAAAGATAAGGGATGATATATCAAAGTTAGATCCTAATATATAA